The Merismopedia glauca CCAP 1448/3 DNA window CTTTGGTAACATACCACAGGCTCGGTTCGGGATTTAAGCGATCTGAAAACTTTTGCATCGCTTCACTTAGAAGTAGTTACTCACAGCTATCCTAAAAAGGATTGAAAAGCATTATCTCTACCTCTTCAAAATCTTTTTCATTGCGCGTAACCAAAGTATAATTGTAATATTTCGGTGTTGCCGCAATTAGAGAATCAAGTAATGGTAATTTACGACCCTTCTTCTCTAATTTTGCCACTAGTTCTCCCCAGATTAGTATCACTGGTAAATCCAATCCTAAAATTAGACCATCAAACTGAATAAATAGCTCATTCTCAAACCAGTCTTTAACTTCTTCTTTGCGTTTAGAATTAGGTAACTTCTCAATCCCTTTTTTAATTTCCCCAATAGTCAGTATACTTAGATAAAGTTGAGACGAATCAATACTTTTAAGCCAATTAATTACTTTTTGATTTGGCTGCTTAGAAATAGCTTCTGAAATTACATTTGTATCTAAAATGTACTTCATAAATGGACTGCACGGTTGTCAGGATCTTCGTGACGACTAAGATCGAGATCTATACCGACAAGCGGAGAATTTTGGAAGAAGTCAGCTAAATTATTGCGAACTGATTTTGGTGAGTGGGTTTCTAATTGTTGAGCCAGAAAATTAACAAGTTCAATCTTTTCTTTTTTAGTTAACTGTTCAGCTTCTTTTAGTAGTGTTTGAATCGATATGTCGCTCATTTATACCTCTTTTAGTTCGCTCGCAAACATCAGATTTTCCTTAATTTTAACATTATCGTTCTATGCTGCGCTTGCGTTTGTTTGATTCTGGTTTCTCAATTCCTTCGCGCAAACCCAACGCAATTTTACTATGAGTTTCAATCTGAGTCATTACCTGTTTGGCGCGCTGAATCACAACTGCTGGTAAACCTGCCAATCTTCCCGCTTCAATTCCATAAGATTTATCAGCGCCACCTGGTTGTACTTGGTGTAAAAACACGATCCGATCTGCCAATTCTTTGACAGTTACCTGATAGTTTGCCACGTTTTCTATGAAGGAAGCAAGCTCATTTAATTCGTGATAATGAGTCGCGAAAATAGTTCGAGATTGGATCTCTGTAGCTAAATACTCCGCTACCGCCCAAGCAATTGAAAGTCCATCAAATGTAGCCGTTCCCCTGCCAATTTCATCTAATAAAACTAGAGATTTAGGAGTAGCATGATTGAGGATATTAGCTGTTTCATTCATTTCTACCATAAACGTAGATTGACCAGTAGCCAAATCATCCACCGCACCGACGCGAGTAAAAATGCGATCGCATACTCCCAATCTGGCTTCAGTTGCTGGAACAAAACTCCCTACTTGTGCCATTAATTGAATTAAGCCAACTTGCCGTAAATAACAGCTTTTACCACTAGCATTCGGTCCCGTTAAAATAATTAAATCTGGGGCATTATGAGCCACTTCATTACCCATTTTGGTAGAATTAGGCACAAAAAAACCTGTCGGTAGAGACTGTTCCACCACTGGATGACGACCATTAATAATATTAATTTCTCTCCCTGCAACCACTTCAGGGCAACAATAACCTTGATAAACCGCAATTTCCGCCAAACTACACAAAACATCTAAGGCTGCTACCGCCCTAGAAACATTCCGAATTGGTTCGGCATATTGAGCGACTTCTTCTCTTAAACCGAGGAATAGTTCGTATTCAAAGCGGTTTAAATCTGCTTGCGCCGTTAGAACCCTAGCTTCTCGCTCCTTCAACTCTGGAGTAATGTAACGTTCTTCATTTGTCAGAGTTTGCTTGCGGATGTAGTTATCGGGAACTAAATCGGCTTTGCTGCGAGTAATACTGATATAGTAGCCAAAAGTTTTGTTAAATCCTACTTTCAGCGTTGGAATCCCCGTGCGAGTCCGTTCTGATAGCTCTAGGTTGGCAATCCACTCGCGATCGCCTACTGCCATTTCCCGCATCTCATCTAGTTTGGCATCTACCCCTGCCTGAATCAATCCCCCATCCATCAGGTGTTGCGGCGGAGATTCCCGCACATAGGCGCGCAATTTCTTTCCCAAAGCTTCCAAATCTGGGGGAACTTTTTGCACCGCGAGGAAAAAAGGGGAATCGCCACCAGCCGCTAATTGAGCTAATTGAGGTAATTTCAGTAACGAATCGGCTAAAGCAATTAAATCTCTGGCATTTGCCCTGCCCGAACCTGCCCTACCCGCCAATCTTTCTAAATCGTATATTTGACGCAATAATTGCTGTAAATCTTGCCTTAAAAAGCTATTATCTACCAGTTCTTGAATTGTTTCTTGACGAGCCGCAATCCCTTTCACATCTAGTAAAGGTTGCAGCAACCAGCGACGCAACGCCCTTCCCCCCATCGCCGTGCTAGTTCGATCTAACGCCCATAGCAGGGAACCGTGATGAGTTCCATCCCTGACGGTTTGAGTAATTTCTAGATTCCTGCGGGTTTGATGGTCGAGAATTAGGTAATCTGCAATAGTATAGGTACGCAGAGGTTGCAAAGCTACTGTATTCTGCTTCTGAGTATCATCGAGATATTCCAGCAAACCACCAGCAGCGCGTACCGCTAACGGAAGTTGTTCGCACCCCATTCCTTCGAGCGATCGCACCTTGAACTTTTCCAGTAACCTAGATCTAGCCTCGCCTAAACTAAAAGGAACTTGCGATCGCAAAGCGTAGCAAAAGCTATTGGGTAAACATTCTGGTAAACCTTGCCTTTTATCTCCAGGGCGCAACAGAGCGCCTAAATCTGGAGCATTAACGGGGAATAAAACTTCTGAAGGTTGCAAACGCATCAATTCTTGAGTTAAATGCTCTAAATTACTACCTTGTGTCGTCAAAAACTCCCCTGTAGAGATATCTGCATAAGCCAAACCCCAATGTTCTCCAGCTATGACTACCGCCGCCAGAAAGTTATTCCGACGCGCATTGAGCATTCCTTCATCAATCAGAGTTCCTGGAGTCAGAATGCGGGTAATTTCCCGTTTGACTTGTCTCCCTTCTGCTGCTGCGATCGCAGAATCTTCTACCTGATCGCAAATTACCACAGCATAACCCTTTTCTACCAACAGGGTGCAATATCGATCCAAAGCATGATGGGGAACCCCAGACATGGAAACCCTGCCAATTTCCTTCCCCGATTCCTTGGAAGTTAGAGCTATTTCTAAAACTTCGGCTATAGTACGCGC harbors:
- a CDS encoding type II toxin-antitoxin system VapC family toxin, with the translated sequence MKYILDTNVISEAISKQPNQKVINWLKSIDSSQLYLSILTIGEIKKGIEKLPNSKRKEEVKDWFENELFIQFDGLILGLDLPVILIWGELVAKLEKKGRKLPLLDSLIAATPKYYNYTLVTRNEKDFEEVEIMLFNPF
- the mutS gene encoding DNA mismatch repair protein MutS; amino-acid sequence: MSYQTDLPSSSALPNSREAQHKEALKRVDANNADYRLVDRDKLTPMMQHFAEIKDLYPHALLLYRVGDFYETFFQDARTIAEVLEIALTSKESGKEIGRVSMSGVPHHALDRYCTLLVEKGYAVVICDQVEDSAIAAAEGRQVKREITRILTPGTLIDEGMLNARRNNFLAAVVIAGEHWGLAYADISTGEFLTTQGSNLEHLTQELMRLQPSEVLFPVNAPDLGALLRPGDKRQGLPECLPNSFCYALRSQVPFSLGEARSRLLEKFKVRSLEGMGCEQLPLAVRAAGGLLEYLDDTQKQNTVALQPLRTYTIADYLILDHQTRRNLEITQTVRDGTHHGSLLWALDRTSTAMGGRALRRWLLQPLLDVKGIAARQETIQELVDNSFLRQDLQQLLRQIYDLERLAGRAGSGRANARDLIALADSLLKLPQLAQLAAGGDSPFFLAVQKVPPDLEALGKKLRAYVRESPPQHLMDGGLIQAGVDAKLDEMREMAVGDREWIANLELSERTRTGIPTLKVGFNKTFGYYISITRSKADLVPDNYIRKQTLTNEERYITPELKEREARVLTAQADLNRFEYELFLGLREEVAQYAEPIRNVSRAVAALDVLCSLAEIAVYQGYCCPEVVAGREINIINGRHPVVEQSLPTGFFVPNSTKMGNEVAHNAPDLIILTGPNASGKSCYLRQVGLIQLMAQVGSFVPATEARLGVCDRIFTRVGAVDDLATGQSTFMVEMNETANILNHATPKSLVLLDEIGRGTATFDGLSIAWAVAEYLATEIQSRTIFATHYHELNELASFIENVANYQVTVKELADRIVFLHQVQPGGADKSYGIEAGRLAGLPAVVIQRAKQVMTQIETHSKIALGLREGIEKPESNKRKRSIER